The Elusimicrobiota bacterium sequence GTGTGGGCATCCACACAGTCCAGCAAAGCCGAGGCCATCTCCGACAAAGCCTCGAGCGCCGGCCCCTTTTGCTGGACCGCCAACAACCGGCCTTCAATCCGATCGACGACGTCGCTCAGGACCGCGGCGAAAATATCTTCCTTATCCTTGAAGTAAAGGTAAAGAGCGCCTTTTGAAAGGCCCGCCCGCTTGGCGATGTCTTCCAATTTGACGTCGTGATACCCCTTCTCCACCAGCGCGGCCGCCGCCGCTTCCATCACCCGGCGACGACGAACCTCCAAAGGTTCCGAACGCGTTCGGGACATCGCCCCTCCTATTAATGACTAAACGTTCAGTCAGTAATAGGATAATACGCCAAACGGCGGAGGTCAAGGGTTTTTTGGATGGAATTTCTTGGCCGTTCTCCCGTCATCGACGGGGGTGACCTTTTCCCCATGGGCCAGGGAGGGGGCGGATGGCCGGCCTTATTTCTTTCAACAACATTCCCTCTCCCCCCTCAGCGCCCCTGGCGCCGCCGGCGGGAGAGGGAAAACCATTCAATAGACTAGAAACATAATCAACGAACGAAGGCGGGTTAGGAGCGACGGGGATGTTCGATTTTCGGCGTAATGGTATGATGGGTTGAGTCCTTCACAAACGATGATCTACGGCATCAGCCAAACCCGCGGGAAGGTTCTTCTCCAAAAACTAAAACGGCTTTGGTGGGCCGCTTTTTGGATTCTGCTCGTTGCGTGGGTTGCCGTCGCGTTGACTGGCGTTACCGGGGCCATCAATACCGCGGGACCCGCCAACGAAGGCATGGTTACGTCATGATCTTTTTCTTGTTTGTGGGTGGGTGGATTTTGGCGATCATGTTTTTGGCGTGGCTGTTTTGGGGTCTGGTGGGCCTTTTAATAGAAACCTTTGCTAAAGAAAAGTTTAAAGTGCGGTCCCGGCCATTTGGCGAGGACGTTTCAATTGAACGGCTGTGCGGCGCGGCATCCTTGAGGGCCACCGTTGCAAGCAACTCTGTCAGACCAGGAGTTCCTTTATGCCTTTGGTCGAAATAACCGTCCCCGCCGGGTTTTTGCCCGGCCCGGAAAAACAGACGCTCATCAAAGAGCTCACCACGGCCGTGTTGAAAGCGGAAGGTGTTCCGGACAGTGCGCGGGCCCGAAGCCTGACTTGGATTTTGATCAACGAAGCCAAGCATGGACATTGGGCCATTGCCGGGGAGCCCCCGCCAACCTCCGGTTTCTGGTGAGGGTCACGGTCCCCTGTCGGGGCGGTGAGCCTGGCGCGCAAACGGCGGATGGGCCTTGAAATCCACCGGCTATTATCCAAAACGGCGGGAAAAACGCTCGGGTTCGATGAGGCCTGGATCATCGTCCAGGAAGTCCCTGACGGGAACTGGACCGCCGACGGCAAGATTCTTCAATTAAAAGATCTCACCGCTTTCGTGGGCCTAAAACTCCCCGCAAAACCCGACGATAAGAAAACCTAAAGCCCCCTTGAAAAAGAGGGACGGTTTGCGACGACTCGGATCTATGATCCGTTAGACGTCGAGAAACCCCACCCCCTCCCCAGCCCTCTCTCGCGTCAGGATCGCTGGCGGGAGAGAGTCCACCTTTTAAGCAAACTTGGGCGGTACAGGGCTCGAACCTGTGACCCTTCGCGTGCCCCGCTTAATGCGCGGGGCGTGTGGGCTCGGCCGGTCCAGTGGGTCCGGCCTCTCCCATCCGACAAACCGGGACTATGCCTAGCGGCATTGCGCGCACACGTAAGGCGAATGGTTTCGCCTGTGCTTGCCTTCCATCTAAATCTGGGCGGTGAGGGTTTCGAACCCCCGACCCTTCGCGTGCCCCGCTTAATGCGCGGGGCGTGTGGGCTCGGCCGGTCCAGTGGGTCCGGCCTCCGCGCACACGTAAGGCGAATGGTCTCGCCCGTGCTTGATTTCCATCTAAATCTGGGCGGTGAGGGTTTCGAACCCCCGACCCTTCGCGTGTAAGGCGAATGCTCTACCGCTGAGCTAACCGCCCAAAATCGGACGTTTGGTTCTCCGTTTTCCGCGTGCCCCGCCAACGGCATGCGGGGCGTGTGGGCTCGGCCGGTCCAGTGGGTCCGGCCTCCGCGCACACGTAAGGCGAATGCTCTACCGCTGAGCTAACCGCCCTGCGGGGATGTCGCGCCTCTGGCGCGCCGTGGTTTCAGGGCTAACGCCCTTCAACCATTTCTTCGGGCCCCGCCCTCAGTCACAGGCACCCGAACTCTCCCTTCCTACAAACCGGGACGATGCCTGACGGCAATGCCGGTCAGTTAAGTTTTGATTTGTTGCCCCATTCATGGGGCACTTTTAAAATCAGTTCATTCGTTTCTTTGCCGTCAAAATCGCCCAATAAATTGGGCAACTACGCTTAACGGACCGGCATTGGGCTAAGCCCCTATCAGCTCCATCGGGAAGGTTTTAACCTTTTCCCAGGCGTGATTTTCATGGGCCACGTGCCATAGGTCGAAGTTCATCTGAAGGTTTGTCCACAGCTCCGGGGACGTCTTAAACGCCTTTGACAAGCGGAGGGCCATGTCAACAGTCACTGGAGCTCGTTCATTGATAATGGCCGAAACGGTTTTACGGGACACCCCGAGGTCTTCGGAAACCTCCGTCACGGTTAGGCGGAGGGGTTCCAGGTAATGCCTGCTTAGAATCGCGCCCGGATGGGTGGGCGGTCGTTTTCTTTCGATCATAGTACCCCCTAGTGATAATCCTCAAGGTTGATGGAGGAGGCGTCGCCGTTCTCAAATTGGAAGGTGACTCGCCAATTCCCCGTCACCTTCACCGCCCAAGAACCTTTCTTGTTACCTTTCAAAGGATGCAACCCCGCCCCCGGATAGTTCATATCCTGAATGGCCACCGCCGCGTCCAGGCGGTCGAGAATATCCGTCAGTTTTTGGGCCAGAACGGGCGGAATCCCCCTTTTTGACCCGTCATTGAACAAGCGTTCAAGCCCTTTATGGTCGAAGCTCTCAATCACGGCCTAATTGTAACCTAATACGTTACGTTTGTCAAGAGCCTCGCCGAGGACTTCGGCCATGACGACGCCGTTGGGGGTGCGGATGTCGACGATGAGGCCGGGTTTGGCGGCTTCGGAGCGGAGGAGGGCCAGGCCCAGGGGGCCGTGGAGGGCGGGCGAACGGGCGACGCTGGTCAGACGGCCCACGTCGGCGCCTTCCCAGAAAACGGGCATGCCGGGCGGGACGGGGTTCAACAGTTTTAGACGAACGAGGTGACGGCGGGGTTTGCCTTTGTTCATCAGCCGGGCGATGACCTCCTGGCCCAGGTAACAGCCTTTGTTCGGATGCACGGCGGAGGCGAGGTTGGCCTCCATGGGGAAAACGGTTTCGTCCACGTCCAACCCCAGGCGCGGGACGCCCCCTTCCACGCGCCAGGCCTCGAGCTCGTCGGGTGAAAAGAGGGCGGCCCCGGCATCGAAAAGGCGGTGGACGGTTTCGGAGGTTTTGGCGGGTTCGACCAGCAAGGCGAAGCCGGGCAGGCCCCACAAGCGATCGCCCACGGCGATCGTATCCGGGAAGTTCGCCTGAACCAAGGAATCCGCGGCGCGGGGGCCCAGGACGGCCAGGGCGTTCCATTGGGCGGAAAGGTCTTCCATACGGGTTTCGCTCACGGCGAGATATTTTTCCAGGGCTATTTTGAGCGGCGGCAGAGCGTCGGGCGGGCAGAGGCCGAGGAAATCATCCGCCCTTCGAAAGAGGAAAAAGTGGGAGACCAGTTTTCCCTCGGCCGTCAACAGGCAGGCGTGAATTCCCCGGCCCACCGCCATAGACCGGACATCGTTGGTGAGAAGACCGTTTAATGTTTCAGCGGCGTCGGGCCCGCTGAAACGCAGGAGGCCGAGCGCCACGGGGCCCACCGCGCACCCGGTTTTCGCCGCCTCGTATCCGGTGGTGGGGGTTTGGGGCATGGAACGGTCAGTAGCCGACGAGTCTTAAGAAATCCGCCAAGCGTGCGGCGGAGAGGAAGCGGTTCTCTCTTTTTTCATTCGCCAGGGTGCCGGTGGTGCCTTTGGCCGAATAGTTGTGGCCGGGGTAGAGAACCGTGGTGGGCGGAAGTTGGCCGATCACGCGATTTAAGCTGTCAAATAAATCGGTGGGGTTGGAGCCCGGGAGATCGCAACGGCCGCAAGCGCCCAGAAAAAGAGTGTCGCCGGATAAAAGCTGTTCGTTGACCAAAAAACATTGGGAGCCCGGCGTGTGGCCGGGCGTGTGAAGAAAGGTGATGGACGTGTTCCCCATGGTCAGCTTATCTCCGGATTGGACGGGTTTGACGTGGTCCTTCGGCAAATCCAAAAAGAGACCCCTTGGGGCGCCTTTGTCCAGATACTCGAGTTCTTTGGGATGGACGTAAATCGGCACGTTCCGTTTAGCCAACAGTTCTTCAACGGCGTTGCAGTGGTCGTAGTGGCCGTGGGTTAGAAGAGCCCCTTCCACCGTATACCCGTCTTTTTCGGCCTGGGCCCAGGCGCGGTCGATTTCCCAAGCGGGATCCACCACGACGCATTTTTTGAGCTCGGTATCCCCCACAAGATACACGAAGTTTTCCATGGGGCCCAACTGCATTTGGCGGAGATAGAGGCTCATATCCCCTTCATCATATCAAAATGGTCCGTGTAACCTGGACGCCGATGCCTGAGATGGCGCGACGCGGGATCGGGGCATCAGCGGACGCCGGCTTTGGTGAAAAGGGTTTTTAGGGGGATGCGGCCGGTGTAGCACAGGGCTTTGATACCCAGGCGTTTGGCGGCGCGAACGAATTCGGGGCGATCATCGACGTAAACCATGTCCTTAAAATCAAAACCTGTTTTTTGGACAAGAGTTTAAAAATGCGGGGATTCGGTTTCATGCATTTGAGCAAATGGGAAGCCAGGGGCCAACGGGCGGACTGGAGAGCGGGGTAGGTTCGGAGGAGGTAACGCCAATGGATGCCGCTGGTGTTGGACAAAAGGGCGGTGGAATGCGTTTTCGAAAGACGAATCAACAGGCGGAGGTTTTCGGGAATGGGCGTAAAAATATCCCGGAACGCGGCGCAAAAGGCCGCGTAGCCCATGGCCAGCCCGGCGGGGCGGGCCGCGCGCCGGAAAAATTCCGGCCCGGCAACTCGGCCTTTCTCCAAATCGAGCCCGAGCCGCGTTTCCCAGAGGGCGCGGACCAGAACCGGCCCGGCGCCGGGCTCGATCCGATCGAAATTTTCTCCGGCGCGTTCCTGACTGAAACGCAGGAGAACGTTGCCGATGTCGAAAACGATCAGGGGTTTGTCGCTCAAAGGATGGGCCACGGAAAGCGGATTATATCATCTGGAGGGGGCCTGGATTTGGTAGAATGCTTCCGTCCATGAAACCAGTTTTAGCTCACGAATCGCGGGTGGCGGTTTGGTCGGAACGCCTTAAAACCTACGCTCGGTTCCTCAAACTTGAACACACGCTTTTTTCTCTCCCCATCCTTTTTTCGGGCAGTTTGTTGGCCCATGAGGGGTTGCCCGGTTGGCGAATATCGGCCTTGATCCTTTTGGCCGGCGCGGGGGCCCGAACCCTGGCCCTGGCCCTGAACCGGTTGATCGACGTGCGGGTGGACGCCAAAAACCCCCGGACGGCGAACCGGGAATTGGTGACCGGGGCGCTGAGCGTATTCGACGCCGTCCTGGTGGCCCTGCTGGGTCTGGCCGTGTATCTATGGGCCGCGAAAGCCATCAACAGTTTCTGCCTTCTCTGGAGCTGGGTGCCGGTCCTTTTCTTTGTGGTTTACCCCATGCTCAAACGGTTTACCTGGCTCTGTCATTTCGGGTTGGGTCTCACCTGGGCCCTGGCGCCGCTGGGCGGATGGTTTGCGATCCGTCCAGGTTTCGAGGGAAGCTGGCCCGCCTGGATCCTAGGCCTCTTCAGCGTTTTTTGGCTCTCCGGGTTCGACATCATTTACGCGGTGATGGACGAGGAATTTGACCGGAGAGAGGGGTTGTTTTCCCTCCCGGCTCGGTTCGGCCGGCGACGAGCCCTGCGGGTTTCCGGCGTTTTGCACGTGCTCGCGTTTCTTACGTTGACAGGGCTCTTCTTCTTCACCCTGCATGGGGCCAACGCCGCGTTCCTCTGCTTGAGCGCGGGAACCCTGTTGTTGTTTGAACATCTCGTGGTGGACCACGTGGACCTGGCGTTTTTCAAGATCAACGTGGTCACGGGGTTCGTGGTTTTCGCCATGGTTTTTGTGGGCCTTCGGCCGGAATTTTAGGAGGAACTTATGCGCATTGTGCTTGGAATGACGGGAGCGTCGGGATCCATTTTCGCGGTGGAGTTTTTGCGGCGGTTGTCGGGAGAAGATTCCTATTTGATCCTGTCCCGCTGGGGCCGGTCCGTCCTGCATCAAGAAACCGGCCTGACGGCGGAGAACCTGTCCACCTTCACGAAACGCATTTTCTCCAATGACGACATGAACTCGCCCCTGGCCTCGGGCTCGAACCCCTTCGACGCGTTGGTGATCCTGCCCTGCTCCGTCACCACCCTGGCCAAAATCGCCCACGGAATCGGGGACAACCTGATCACCCGTTGCGCGGCGGTGGCGCTGAAAGAACGGCGCAAACTGATCGTCTGTGTTAGGGAAACGCCCCTTTCCACCATCGACCTTGAAAATGCCCACAAGCTCTCACTGGCGGGCGCCATGATCATGCCGGTGTGTCCCCCCTTCTACCAAAAGCCCCAATCCTTGCCCGACCTGATCAACGGCTACGTGGACAAGGTCCGCGGCGCCGTGGGGTTGGCGGTGGAGGCGGGGTGGCGGGCCAAGGAACTGGAATAGCCTCCGACCATTCGAATCAACCCTTCCGTGAAAATCCCCAACGACCTGCCGGATTTTATTCGTTTATTGGAAAGGTCCGGTGAATTGAAACGGGTTCGGGTGGAAGTCGACCCGGCCCTGGAGATCACGGAAATCGCGACCCGGGTGGTGAAGGCCGGGGGACCGGCGCTGTACTTTGAGAAGATCAAAGGGTCGCCCTATCCGGTCGTCATCAATTTGTTCGGCTCCGAGCGGCGGATGGAAATGGTTTTTGGCCGGCCCCCCGCCGCCATCGGGGAAGAGTTGCGCCTCGCCGCCGAGGACCTTTTTCCCCCGGCCCCCAGCTCCCTCTGGCGCCACCGCTCGCTATTGATGCGGGCGTCCAAAATGTCGCCCCGTCAGGTCGCCCGAGGGCCCGCGACGGAAGTCACCGAGGCACCGGATCTGGACGCCTGGCCCCTCCTCACCTGCTGGCCCGAAGACGGCGGCCGCTTTTTCACACTTCCCCTGGTGATCACCCAAAACCCCGCCCGGAAACAGAACGTCGGGATGTACCGCCTGCAGGCCTTCGACAAAACCACCACGGGCATGCACATGCAAATCGAACGGGGCGGCGGGGCCCATTACGCGGAGTGGGAAGCCCGCGGAGAAGCCATGCCCACCGCCGTGGCCCTGGGCGGAGATCCCGTGACCATCCTCAGTTCGGTTCTCCCCCTTCCGGAAAACATGGACGAGTTCGCCTTCGCGGGTTTCTTGCGGGGCGAGGCCGTCCCCCTCCTCCGCCTCTCCAACGGCGTTTTGGCGCCGGCCAATGCCGAGTTCATTCTGGAAGGGTTCATTCCCCCAAAAGAACGCCGGACGGAGGGCCCTTTCGGGGACCACTTCGGCCACTACAGCCACGCGGCGCCCTACCCGGTCTTCCACGTTCAAAAAGTCCATCGACGGAAGAACCCGATCTACCCCGCCACCGTGGTAGGCAAACCGCCCCAAGAAGACAAGTTCATGGGGAACGCCATCAACGAAATGCTGATCCCGCTCTTAAAAACCATGCGGCCGGAACTGAAAGATTTGTGGACGTACCAAGAAGCGGGGTTCCACAACCTAGCGGTGGCCGCCGTGAAACAACGCTACGCCAAGGAAGCGGTGAAAACCGCCTTGGGGCTCATGGGCCAAGGCCAGATGTCTTTGACCAAATGCGTGGTGCTGGTGGACCCCGGCGTGAACGTGAAAAGTTTCAACGAGGTATTGGACGCGGTGCGGAAGAACTTCCGGCTGGAAGAGGATTTCATCCTCCTTCCCGGCACCGCCCAAGACACCCTCGACTTCACCAGTTTCAAAATGAACCTCGGAAGCAAAATGATTTTGGACGCCACGACTGTCGGAAAAAAGCCAACGGAGCGAAAACCTGTTTCTTCCGCTGGCCCCTCCCCCGATGGAAACATTCTTCAATCCCGCCTTTTGCGGGACGCCCTCCTGGTGGTTCAGATGCAAGGTCCCGGGAGGCCGGTGATCGAGCGTCTGGTAAGAGACCCCGCCCTTTCTGGGTTTCCTTTGATCGCGGCCGTGAGCGCCGATGTTCCCTTGGACGACGAAGAGCTTTTGATCTGGGGCCTGTTCACCCGCTTTGATTGCGCGCGGGACCTCGTGCCCGGCTCGGCCCGGCTCGACGGCGCCTGGCCCAAAATGAGCGGCCCCCTGGGCATCGACGCCACATGGAAACCCGGATACCCGAACCCGCTGGTCATGGACCCTTCCGTCGTCGAAAAGGTCACCCAACGTTGGGGAAGCTATGGGCTTTGACCGGAGCGGGCCGAACGATGACAGGGGCCGTGGAATGAGGGGCCGATGATCTTCACCGACGAACGGCTTCCGATTCTTTGGGAAAAGGTCCAGCGGGGGAACCGGCTGGACCTGGAGGACGGGCGGGTTCTTTTCGCCAGTCCGGACCTTTTGGGCGTCGGGTGGATGGCGGACCAGGTGCGAAAAAAACGCCATGGTCAGAGAGCGACGTTTGTGTTTAACCGCCAAATCAATCCCACCAACATTTGTGTTTTATCTTGCAAGTTTTGCGATTATGCGACGAAAGAGGGCAAGCCCAACGCCTACGTCCTTTCGGAAAAGGACATTTTGGACCGGCTTTCGCCGGAACTGCGCGAGGTTCACATTGTGGGCGGGCTTTACAACAAATGGGGTTTTGAGGATTATTTGAACGTCCTCCGGGTGATTCGCCGGGCCTATCCGCACATTCAGCTCAAGGCCTACACGGCGGTGGAAATTGATTATTTCGCCCGTAAGGAGAAGATTTCCATCCACGAGGTTTTACAGCGCTTGAAAGACGAAGGCTTGGTGTGTCTTCCGGGCGGGGGCGCGGAGGTGTTCAGCGAACGGATTCGGAAAGCCCTTTTCCCCTTCAAGATCGGGTGGGCCAAATGGTCGGAGGTTCATCGCACGGCCCACCAGCTCGGGATCCGATCCAACGCCACCCTGCTCTACGGCCACATGGAAACCATCGACGAGAGACTGGACCACATGTTCAAACTGAGGGCGCTCCAGGACGAAACCGGCGGTTTTCTTTCCTTCATCCCCCTGGCGTTTCAGCCGGGCCAAACGGGAATCGTGGACCGGCCCACCTCGTCCATCGACGATTTAAAAACCGTGGCCGTGTCGCGCCTGCTCTTGGATAATTTCGACCACATCAAATCTTATTGGGTGACCGTGGGCGAGGAAACCTGTTCCATGGCGCTCCGCTTCGGCGCGGACGATGTGGACGGGACGATTTTGGAGGAGCGCATCATGCACGCGGCCAAGGCCGAGACGCCCGTGGGAATGGCGCGGGACCGGCTGGTGCGGATTATTCGGGAGGCGGGGTGCGTGCCGGTGGAGCGGGACGCGCTCTACGGGGTGGTTCGGGTGTTTGAGGGAGAGGCGCAGAAGATGGCCGCCGTATGAATTACCTTTACCCGGTGCGGGTGGGAGAGTTGTCGTTTACGAACACGGTGCCCTTTCGGTTGGCGGGGCGTTGGTATCCGATGCCCTGTTCGTCGCCTCGGCTGTTGGCCCAATGGGCGGAGGAGGACCGGATCGACGCGGGCGTGATCCCGGTCGTGGACGCTTGGCGGTTGGAAGATCGCTTTGATCCGTTAGGGGCCTTCGGGATCGCGGTCAAACGGCGGGCGAGAAGCGTGCTTTTGTTTTCGAAACGGCCCTGGGAGGAATTGGAGGGGGCGATTATCGGCGTGACGGACCAAACGTCCACGTCCGTTCAGCTTTTGAAACTGCTCATGGAAGTGCGGGACGGGTTTTCCGTCGGCTTCCGGGACGGATTTCACCCCTCCGACGAAGCCCGCCTGGTGATCGGCGACAACGCCTTGGCGCCGGACGCCGAACTCGCCGACAAATTCCCCTATATCGCCGACCTCGCCGAGGAATGGCATGCCTGGCACGGAAGCCCCTTCGTTTTCGCCCGCTGGGTGGTGAGGAAGACGGTGCCGCCCTACCTGAGGGAAGAGCTGATGGATTCCTTGGAAGATGCCCTGGATCATTTCAAGTTGAATCAGCAAAACCTTTGCCGCCAGTCGGCACGGTTTCTCAAAATCCCGGCCCGGCAGGTTTTGGAATATTTGAACGGGTTCGTTTACCGGTTGGGGCCGGCGGAAGAGGAAGCGGAAACACTGTTCCGCGCCCTGGTGATCGGCCGGAAACGGCGAACGTGCTGTTGAGATGAACCCCGCCTGGGAAACCATCGAACGGAAAGCCGCCGCCGGGGAACGGCTGAATTCAGCAGAGGGGCGGTTCCTTCTGACGGAGGAGGCTCCGCTCTTGGAACTGGGGGCCCTGGCTCATACGGTGCGAGCGAAAAAAACCGATCCGCGACGAGTGACGTTCGTGGTGGATTCCAACCCCA is a genomic window containing:
- a CDS encoding menaquinone biosynthesis protein — its product is MNYLYPVRVGELSFTNTVPFRLAGRWYPMPCSSPRLLAQWAEEDRIDAGVIPVVDAWRLEDRFDPLGAFGIAVKRRARSVLLFSKRPWEELEGAIIGVTDQTSTSVQLLKLLMEVRDGFSVGFRDGFHPSDEARLVIGDNALAPDAELADKFPYIADLAEEWHAWHGSPFVFARWVVRKTVPPYLREELMDSLEDALDHFKLNQQNLCRQSARFLKIPARQVLEYLNGFVYRLGPAEEEAETLFRALVIGRKRRTCC
- a CDS encoding tautomerase family protein, encoding MPLVEITVPAGFLPGPEKQTLIKELTTAVLKAEGVPDSARARSLTWILINEAKHGHWAIAGEPPPTSGFW
- a CDS encoding HigA family addiction module antidote protein; translated protein: MIERKRPPTHPGAILSRHYLEPLRLTVTEVSEDLGVSRKTVSAIINERAPVTVDMALRLSKAFKTSPELWTNLQMNFDLWHVAHENHAWEKVKTFPMELIGA
- a CDS encoding UbiX family flavin prenyltransferase, producing MRIVLGMTGASGSIFAVEFLRRLSGEDSYLILSRWGRSVLHQETGLTAENLSTFTKRIFSNDDMNSPLASGSNPFDALVILPCSVTTLAKIAHGIGDNLITRCAAVALKERRKLIVCVRETPLSTIDLENAHKLSLAGAMIMPVCPPFYQKPQSLPDLINGYVDKVRGAVGLAVEAGWRAKELE
- a CDS encoding CofH family radical SAM protein, which produces MIFTDERLPILWEKVQRGNRLDLEDGRVLFASPDLLGVGWMADQVRKKRHGQRATFVFNRQINPTNICVLSCKFCDYATKEGKPNAYVLSEKDILDRLSPELREVHIVGGLYNKWGFEDYLNVLRVIRRAYPHIQLKAYTAVEIDYFARKEKISIHEVLQRLKDEGLVCLPGGGAEVFSERIRKALFPFKIGWAKWSEVHRTAHQLGIRSNATLLYGHMETIDERLDHMFKLRALQDETGGFLSFIPLAFQPGQTGIVDRPTSSIDDLKTVAVSRLLLDNFDHIKSYWVTVGEETCSMALRFGADDVDGTILEERIMHAAKAETPVGMARDRLVRIIREAGCVPVERDALYGVVRVFEGEAQKMAAV
- a CDS encoding TetR/AcrR family transcriptional regulator; the encoded protein is MSRTRSEPLEVRRRRVMEAAAAALVEKGYHDVKLEDIAKRAGLSKGALYLYFKDKEDIFAAVLSDVVDRIEGRLLAVQQKGPALEALSEMASALLDCVDAHTDFLIQFSRETPNLCGEKAGKVLQDRFTRVMDHIADRVQRCVRAGDLKRHDRSLGSLFFFSLLRMLVLQKIVRKTSAPLKNQTAMMMDLFLNGLGKR
- a CDS encoding MBL fold metallo-hydrolase, with amino-acid sequence MSLYLRQMQLGPMENFVYLVGDTELKKCVVVDPAWEIDRAWAQAEKDGYTVEGALLTHGHYDHCNAVEELLAKRNVPIYVHPKELEYLDKGAPRGLFLDLPKDHVKPVQSGDKLTMGNTSITFLHTPGHTPGSQCFLVNEQLLSGDTLFLGACGRCDLPGSNPTDLFDSLNRVIGQLPPTTVLYPGHNYSAKGTTGTLANEKRENRFLSAARLADFLRLVGY
- a CDS encoding type II toxin-antitoxin system RelE/ParE family toxin; its protein translation is MIESFDHKGLERLFNDGSKRGIPPVLAQKLTDILDRLDAAVAIQDMNYPGAGLHPLKGNKKGSWAVKVTGNWRVTFQFENGDASSINLEDYH
- a CDS encoding folate-binding protein YgfZ encodes the protein MPQTPTTGYEAAKTGCAVGPVALGLLRFSGPDAAETLNGLLTNDVRSMAVGRGIHACLLTAEGKLVSHFFLFRRADDFLGLCPPDALPPLKIALEKYLAVSETRMEDLSAQWNALAVLGPRAADSLVQANFPDTIAVGDRLWGLPGFALLVEPAKTSETVHRLFDAGAALFSPDELEAWRVEGGVPRLGLDVDETVFPMEANLASAVHPNKGCYLGQEVIARLMNKGKPRRHLVRLKLLNPVPPGMPVFWEGADVGRLTSVARSPALHGPLGLALLRSEAAKPGLIVDIRTPNGVVMAEVLGEALDKRNVLGYN
- a CDS encoding menaquinone biosynthesis decarboxylase, producing MKIPNDLPDFIRLLERSGELKRVRVEVDPALEITEIATRVVKAGGPALYFEKIKGSPYPVVINLFGSERRMEMVFGRPPAAIGEELRLAAEDLFPPAPSSLWRHRSLLMRASKMSPRQVARGPATEVTEAPDLDAWPLLTCWPEDGGRFFTLPLVITQNPARKQNVGMYRLQAFDKTTTGMHMQIERGGGAHYAEWEARGEAMPTAVALGGDPVTILSSVLPLPENMDEFAFAGFLRGEAVPLLRLSNGVLAPANAEFILEGFIPPKERRTEGPFGDHFGHYSHAAPYPVFHVQKVHRRKNPIYPATVVGKPPQEDKFMGNAINEMLIPLLKTMRPELKDLWTYQEAGFHNLAVAAVKQRYAKEAVKTALGLMGQGQMSLTKCVVLVDPGVNVKSFNEVLDAVRKNFRLEEDFILLPGTAQDTLDFTSFKMNLGSKMILDATTVGKKPTERKPVSSAGPSPDGNILQSRLLRDALLVVQMQGPGRPVIERLVRDPALSGFPLIAAVSADVPLDDEELLIWGLFTRFDCARDLVPGSARLDGAWPKMSGPLGIDATWKPGYPNPLVMDPSVVEKVTQRWGSYGL
- a CDS encoding UbiA family prenyltransferase produces the protein MKPVLAHESRVAVWSERLKTYARFLKLEHTLFSLPILFSGSLLAHEGLPGWRISALILLAGAGARTLALALNRLIDVRVDAKNPRTANRELVTGALSVFDAVLVALLGLAVYLWAAKAINSFCLLWSWVPVLFFVVYPMLKRFTWLCHFGLGLTWALAPLGGWFAIRPGFEGSWPAWILGLFSVFWLSGFDIIYAVMDEEFDRREGLFSLPARFGRRRALRVSGVLHVLAFLTLTGLFFFTLHGANAAFLCLSAGTLLLFEHLVVDHVDLAFFKINVVTGFVVFAMVFVGLRPEF